A portion of the Bacillus thuringiensis genome contains these proteins:
- a CDS encoding NADH-dependent flavin oxidoreductase — protein sequence MNPKYNNLFEAFTFKSGVTLKNKVVMAPMTTWAGNDDYTISDEEVTYYQKRVNGVGLVITGCTHVQANGIGFTNEFAGYDDTFIPSLRKLADAAKSGGAPAILQIFHAGNKALPNFTPGGDVVSASALETEASPFAPSVLPRELSHDEILEVIHDFGETTRRAIEAGFEGVEIHGAHGFLLQNFFSPFFNRREDEWGGSLENRLRFPLAVVREVQAVIKKHAKKPFALGYRFSPDEPQEGALRMKDTYELINHLVEADVDYVHASLARALTAKPVDSQDEKTYLELITEHVNGRIPLMAAGSMVTPDDASLALEKGITLAAIGHGLIMNPDWVERVQGGKEGDIKTAIKKSTVSELELPEKLWNVIQASGPWFNIED from the coding sequence ATGAATCCGAAATATAACAACTTATTTGAAGCATTTACATTTAAATCTGGTGTTACTCTGAAAAATAAAGTCGTGATGGCGCCGATGACAACTTGGGCTGGTAATGATGATTATACGATTTCAGATGAAGAAGTAACGTATTACCAAAAGAGAGTGAACGGAGTCGGGCTTGTGATTACGGGATGTACACATGTACAGGCGAACGGTATCGGTTTTACAAATGAGTTTGCTGGTTATGATGATACGTTTATTCCAAGTTTACGTAAGTTAGCGGATGCGGCTAAGAGCGGCGGAGCACCGGCTATCCTTCAAATTTTCCATGCAGGGAACAAAGCATTACCTAATTTCACACCGGGCGGGGATGTCGTAAGTGCAAGTGCTTTAGAAACAGAAGCTTCTCCGTTTGCACCATCTGTATTACCGAGAGAACTTTCGCACGATGAAATTTTAGAAGTGATTCATGATTTTGGAGAAACGACGCGAAGAGCAATTGAAGCTGGTTTTGAAGGCGTTGAAATTCACGGTGCACACGGATTTTTACTACAAAACTTCTTCTCACCATTCTTTAATAGACGTGAAGATGAGTGGGGCGGTTCTTTAGAAAATCGCTTACGTTTCCCGCTAGCAGTCGTTCGTGAAGTTCAAGCTGTTATTAAAAAGCACGCGAAGAAGCCGTTCGCATTAGGATACAGATTTTCACCTGATGAACCGCAAGAAGGTGCTTTAAGAATGAAGGATACGTATGAGTTAATTAATCATCTTGTCGAAGCAGATGTTGATTATGTTCACGCTTCATTAGCACGTGCCCTTACTGCAAAACCCGTGGATAGTCAGGACGAGAAAACGTACCTTGAATTAATCACCGAGCATGTAAACGGCAGAATTCCGTTAATGGCAGCTGGTTCTATGGTGACGCCAGATGATGCGTCGTTAGCGCTAGAAAAAGGGATCACACTTGCGGCAATCGGCCACGGGTTAATTATGAATCCAGACTGGGTAGAGAGAGTGCAAGGCGGAAAAGAAGGTGACATAAAAACCGCTATTAAGAAATCAACAGTAAGTGAACTAGAGCTTCCAGAAAAGCTTTGGAATGTTATTCAGGCATCAGGACCATGGTTTAACATCGAAGATTAA
- a CDS encoding alpha/beta hydrolase encodes MKKQVTFKKYNLNMAGNLHVPNEMDDSKKYPVLIVLHPAGGVKEQTAGLYAEKLAAEGYVALAFDAAYQGESEGLPRYLDDPTSRVEDVRAAVDYVTTLSFVDPERIGVVGICAGGGYAIRTAQTERRIKAVVGISAADMGRTFREGWNGEAPISNTIQTLDAVAKQRTAEANGAEPMYLSYVPHEIDENTDSETAEGYEYYRTARAQHPNSVNKLLFSSFDKILAFTAIDEKMSSLLTQPILLVAGSKAGTLWQSKEAYELANESKELVILEGGSHFDLYDIPEYVDQAVVKATEFLGKHL; translated from the coding sequence ATGAAAAAGCAAGTAACGTTTAAAAAATATAATTTGAACATGGCTGGTAATCTGCATGTACCAAACGAAATGGATGATAGCAAGAAATACCCGGTTCTTATCGTTTTACATCCGGCTGGTGGAGTGAAAGAACAAACAGCGGGTCTTTATGCCGAGAAGTTAGCGGCTGAAGGATATGTCGCGTTAGCATTTGATGCGGCTTATCAAGGGGAAAGTGAAGGGTTACCTCGCTATCTTGATGATCCAACATCTAGAGTAGAAGATGTGCGCGCGGCGGTAGATTATGTAACGACACTTTCTTTCGTTGATCCAGAACGAATAGGTGTAGTTGGTATTTGCGCTGGTGGCGGTTATGCGATACGTACAGCACAAACGGAACGTCGTATTAAAGCTGTTGTAGGCATTAGTGCGGCAGATATGGGAAGAACGTTCCGCGAAGGCTGGAATGGAGAGGCTCCAATATCGAATACGATTCAGACGCTTGATGCAGTTGCAAAACAACGTACTGCTGAAGCGAATGGTGCGGAACCGATGTATCTTTCTTACGTGCCGCATGAAATTGATGAAAATACAGATTCGGAAACAGCGGAAGGATATGAATATTACAGAACAGCTAGAGCGCAGCATCCGAATTCAGTAAACAAATTGTTGTTTTCAAGCTTTGATAAAATTTTAGCGTTTACGGCAATCGATGAAAAAATGAGCTCTTTATTAACGCAGCCAATTCTATTAGTTGCAGGAAGTAAAGCAGGGACACTTTGGCAAAGTAAAGAAGCGTATGAATTAGCGAATGAATCGAAAGAATTGGTCATTCTGGAAGGTGGATCTCATTTTGATCTGTACGATATTCCTGAGTATGTCGATCAAGCAGTAGTGAAGGCGACGGAGTTTCTTGGAAAACATTTGTAA
- a CDS encoding SDR family oxidoreductase, producing MTNVLILGANGQIARHAIDIFLNETDVKLTLYLRNADRVQQYASNRVRIVEGDVLNRVALQEAMVNQDVVYANLAGDDLEEQAKMVVNVMEETEVKRLIFISALGIYDEVPGEFGKWNNRTIGQYLGPYRKAVDVIEASNLAYTVLRPAWLTDYDEVEYEITEKGEPYKGTEVSRKSVAAFVVKLAQSPDLHVGGNLGVNKPNTDGDKPAFL from the coding sequence ATGACGAATGTATTAATTCTTGGAGCGAACGGACAAATTGCGCGTCATGCAATTGATATATTTTTAAATGAAACGGATGTAAAGTTAACGTTATATTTACGAAATGCAGATCGAGTACAGCAATATGCTTCTAATCGTGTACGTATTGTGGAAGGTGACGTTTTAAATCGTGTAGCGTTACAAGAGGCGATGGTAAATCAAGATGTAGTGTATGCGAATTTAGCTGGTGATGATTTAGAAGAGCAGGCGAAAATGGTTGTGAATGTGATGGAAGAGACGGAAGTAAAACGTCTTATTTTCATTAGCGCACTCGGTATTTATGATGAAGTGCCAGGAGAGTTCGGGAAATGGAATAACCGTACGATTGGTCAATATTTAGGACCGTATAGAAAAGCTGTTGATGTAATCGAGGCTTCAAATCTTGCATACACAGTATTAAGACCAGCGTGGTTAACGGATTATGATGAAGTGGAGTATGAAATTACAGAAAAAGGTGAGCCATATAAAGGAACGGAAGTATCACGTAAAAGTGTTGCAGCTTTCGTCGTGAAATTAGCGCAGTCACCAGATTTACACGTTGGCGGAAACTTAGGCGTAAACAAACCGAATACAGACGGTGATAAACCAGCCTTTTTATAA
- a CDS encoding NAD-dependent epimerase/dehydratase family protein has translation MKVIIFGATGMVGQSVLRESLLNEKVKEVVTIGRKRTNAMHEKLTEIELTNVADLSSIEERITGFDACFFCLGVSSQGMKEEAYTKVTHDLTLSAANTLAELNPNMTFIYVSGSGTDSTESGRTMWARVKGRTENELLRLPFKAVYMFRPGLIIPANDVKSKTKLYQLMYDVMKPFNPLLKRFGSVITSEQLGRAMVRVGKDGYAHSIIESSDLKKIGK, from the coding sequence ATGAAAGTTATAATCTTTGGAGCGACAGGTATGGTCGGTCAGAGTGTATTACGAGAAAGCTTATTAAATGAGAAAGTAAAAGAAGTCGTAACGATTGGTAGAAAACGTACGAATGCGATGCATGAAAAATTAACTGAAATTGAGCTGACAAATGTGGCTGACTTATCGTCTATTGAAGAGCGAATAACCGGATTTGATGCATGCTTCTTTTGTTTAGGTGTTTCTTCTCAAGGGATGAAGGAGGAGGCGTATACAAAAGTTACGCATGACTTAACATTATCCGCCGCAAACACATTAGCGGAGTTAAATCCAAATATGACGTTCATTTACGTATCTGGTAGCGGCACAGATAGTACAGAATCAGGACGTACGATGTGGGCGAGAGTGAAGGGAAGAACGGAAAATGAGTTATTACGTTTACCTTTCAAAGCTGTGTATATGTTTAGACCAGGGTTAATCATCCCGGCAAATGATGTGAAATCAAAAACGAAATTATATCAATTGATGTACGATGTGATGAAACCTTTTAATCCACTATTGAAGCGATTCGGAAGTGTAATAACTTCAGAGCAATTAGGAAGAGCGATGGTGCGAGTTGGGAAAGATGGATATGCTCATTCGATTATTGAAAGTTCGGATTTGAAGAAGATCGGTAAGTAA
- a CDS encoding TetR/AcrR family transcriptional regulator, which translates to MNDNEKQLDLRIRRTHKLLWDSLFELMTQSKQKYSTITINQICDRAMVHRTTFYKHFEDKDALLAFGFKRYSKMIAEIPVSDRLSKPFQVMEQFLHHEEIGKILETQMSDEQFINRTQYLSHETRKQEIEALNQLHKNHTMPNDLIIEFYSGAITSLSAWWFKSERKVSAAEMDRYLHQLINRDIFQFEED; encoded by the coding sequence ATGAATGATAATGAAAAACAACTTGATTTACGTATTAGACGTACACATAAATTACTGTGGGATTCCTTATTTGAATTAATGACGCAATCAAAACAGAAATATAGTACGATCACGATTAACCAAATATGTGACCGCGCAATGGTACACCGAACAACCTTTTATAAACACTTCGAAGATAAAGATGCTTTATTAGCATTTGGATTTAAACGATACAGCAAGATGATTGCTGAAATACCGGTTTCAGATCGATTAAGTAAACCATTTCAAGTAATGGAACAATTTCTACATCATGAAGAAATCGGTAAAATATTAGAAACGCAAATGTCTGATGAACAATTTATTAACCGAACACAGTATTTAAGTCACGAAACGAGAAAACAAGAAATAGAAGCATTAAATCAACTGCACAAAAATCATACGATGCCCAATGATTTAATCATTGAATTTTATTCAGGGGCAATCACCTCATTAAGCGCATGGTGGTTTAAAAGTGAAAGAAAAGTTTCTGCTGCTGAAATGGATAGGTATCTCCACCAACTTATTAATCGGGATATTTTTCAGTTTGAAGAGGATTAA
- a CDS encoding MDR family MFS transporter has protein sequence MNMTTKSPASGKVDTSNLKHTPILIALLLGAMVALLNETLLGNALTVLMKEFDVTASTIQWLSTAYMLVVGVLVPITALLQQWLTTRQMFLIAMVTFLVGTLIAGFAPTFSVLLIGRIVQAVATGLITPLLMNTILIICPPEKRGATMGLIALVMMAAPAIGPTLSGVIVDSLNWRWLFYIVIPIVIISIMIGMKYIQNVSELTRPKVDYPSILLSTLGFGGLVYSFSASGDLGWSDAKVYGTLIVGLISLCIFAVRQLKIENPILELRAFKVPMFTLSVGLIVIVMMSLFSTMTLLPMFLQTVLLVTAFKSGIIMLPGSVISAIMGPIAGKLFDKFSPKVIIVPGIVLVGIAMFLFKGITPDTSMLQIIVMHSVLMVGLMFVMTAQTYGLNQLTPDLYPHGTALFSTLQQVAGAIGTAIFISKMSSGTTSYMESSVNPLDPVEKLNGLTSGFQGAFALGLIFIIVAFIVSLFLKEEKEGVKAARVLQNEH, from the coding sequence ATGAATATGACAACTAAGAGCCCAGCAAGTGGCAAAGTTGATACTTCTAATTTGAAACATACCCCCATTTTAATTGCATTACTTTTAGGTGCAATGGTTGCATTATTAAATGAAACATTACTTGGTAATGCGTTAACGGTATTAATGAAAGAATTTGACGTAACCGCTTCAACGATTCAATGGCTTTCTACGGCTTACATGTTAGTAGTTGGGGTTTTAGTTCCAATTACAGCGTTACTTCAGCAATGGCTCACAACGAGACAAATGTTTTTGATCGCTATGGTAACGTTTTTAGTCGGTACATTAATTGCGGGATTCGCACCGACATTTTCCGTTTTATTAATTGGCCGTATCGTCCAAGCTGTAGCGACGGGGTTAATTACACCGTTATTAATGAATACGATTTTAATCATTTGTCCACCTGAAAAACGTGGTGCGACAATGGGATTAATCGCACTCGTGATGATGGCAGCTCCGGCAATTGGCCCTACATTATCTGGAGTAATTGTGGATTCATTAAATTGGCGCTGGTTATTCTATATTGTTATTCCTATCGTGATCATTTCCATTATGATTGGGATGAAGTACATTCAAAATGTTTCAGAGTTAACAAGGCCAAAAGTAGATTACCCATCTATCCTTTTATCGACATTAGGATTTGGCGGGCTTGTGTATAGCTTTAGTGCATCGGGTGATTTAGGATGGTCCGATGCAAAAGTGTATGGCACTTTAATTGTTGGGCTTATCTCATTATGTATTTTTGCCGTTCGACAATTGAAAATTGAGAATCCAATTTTAGAATTACGAGCATTTAAAGTTCCGATGTTTACATTATCAGTTGGATTAATTGTCATTGTGATGATGTCGTTATTTTCAACGATGACTTTATTACCGATGTTCCTGCAAACCGTTTTACTCGTTACAGCTTTTAAATCAGGAATTATCATGCTTCCGGGAAGTGTTATTAGCGCCATAATGGGGCCAATCGCAGGTAAACTATTTGATAAATTTAGTCCGAAAGTTATTATCGTTCCCGGCATTGTCTTAGTAGGAATTGCAATGTTCTTATTTAAAGGCATTACTCCTGATACATCAATGTTACAAATTATTGTCATGCATAGCGTATTAATGGTTGGACTCATGTTTGTCATGACAGCACAAACATACGGTTTAAATCAATTAACACCAGATTTATATCCGCACGGAACAGCACTATTTAGTACGTTGCAACAAGTAGCTGGTGCAATTGGTACAGCTATCTTTATTTCGAAAATGTCTTCAGGAACAACTAGCTATATGGAGAGCTCCGTAAATCCACTGGATCCAGTAGAGAAGTTAAACGGTTTAACGTCAGGGTTCCAAGGTGCATTTGCACTTGGGTTAATCTTTATTATTGTTGCATTTATCGTATCGTTATTCTTAAAAGAAGAGAAAGAAGGAGTAAAGGCAGCGAGGGTTTTACAGAACGAACATTAA
- a CDS encoding PRK06770 family protein, translated as MDKKLTYWLASIIGVVVLATGMTYGMLQFAEVPLGSEDHVFAEVNKEDTLSNEAEVKGSNAQLHITVTSTEEEVISAMHSMTHQKVKACEGKGATPMSKKNAEKVRNILNGNNFKNKEELLAITERWANRDFSKILEEHNYFIKLQGGKIGEATVMDKIDEKVFCFNTFGDDVTAALVKSGDLQPR; from the coding sequence ATGGACAAAAAGCTAACGTATTGGCTAGCATCTATTATAGGTGTAGTAGTACTTGCAACTGGTATGACTTATGGAATGTTACAGTTTGCTGAAGTCCCGCTTGGGAGTGAGGACCATGTTTTTGCAGAGGTTAATAAAGAAGACACACTATCGAATGAAGCAGAAGTGAAAGGCTCAAATGCACAACTTCACATTACAGTAACTTCTACTGAAGAAGAAGTGATTTCAGCTATGCATAGCATGACTCATCAAAAAGTAAAAGCGTGTGAAGGAAAGGGAGCAACCCCTATGTCCAAAAAGAATGCAGAGAAAGTAAGAAACATTCTAAACGGAAACAATTTCAAGAATAAAGAAGAGCTATTAGCAATTACTGAAAGATGGGCAAACAGAGATTTTAGTAAAATTTTAGAAGAACATAACTATTTTATTAAACTTCAAGGTGGCAAGATAGGTGAAGCTACAGTAATGGATAAGATAGACGAGAAAGTATTCTGTTTCAATACTTTCGGTGATGATGTAACGGCCGCATTAGTTAAATCAGGAGATCTTCAGCCACGTTAA
- a CDS encoding YjcZ family sporulation protein, which yields MGYGGSCGGCGFSGGFALLVVLFILLIIVGASCFC from the coding sequence ATGGGCTATGGTGGTAGTTGTGGCGGTTGTGGCTTTTCTGGAGGCTTTGCTTTATTAGTTGTGTTATTCATTTTATTAATCATCGTTGGAGCTTCTTGCTTCTGCTAA
- a CDS encoding ABC transporter permease — protein sequence MTLFSLAKKNIKGNLNNYLLYIFSMVISVVICYTFNSLLYTPEIKNAVNNMEGTMSQTSFVLIGFVAVFIGYSNAFFTKKRKKEVGLYSLLGVRKKNIARMLFFENVIIGAITLICGLVLGIILSRLFIMLLLKLVGAPVDVNFSIPMEAIMNTTITFTAITIFTSLQSYLLIYRFKLIELFQAEKKGEKVPKASIVSAVVSIILLVSSYWFMFNGATMLSMPLVAIGTYLLFRSLTVYLLKRAQKNKPNYYKGINIIGTSHLLYRIKGNALMLTIIALLISVALPYLQASFSEYSITEKDAHETAPFSYIHLSKDETSDNQIKRVISKDKDHPITAQLDIPVIQVKGNTSAPFQNKNDLSVNLISESGFHKMNKILKLGDIPNLSGEHAIAFQQYINQPATDFIDHKVNIQLPAGNYTFKLNKLEKKAIRLTSGSELLYIVIDNAKFDSVAKQISPITYKAYKVADEKTTKETSEIVMTLAGNDTHMRTFYKEYKKIKALTGMKIFVVSSLALVLLVATGSVIYFKQLTEAHSDKNRYEILRKIGVNKKEVRTTIAKQTLFIFLFPLIIGILNAAMLTMSVSLQYSMDIQQDVISFIYAMTTYGVIYLVYYVLTINSYNRIVNK from the coding sequence GTGACGTTATTTAGTTTAGCGAAAAAAAATATTAAAGGAAATTTAAACAACTACCTTCTCTACATTTTCTCTATGGTGATTAGTGTCGTGATTTGCTATACTTTCAACTCATTATTGTATACACCAGAAATTAAAAACGCCGTTAATAATATGGAAGGTACAATGTCACAAACCTCTTTCGTTTTAATAGGATTCGTAGCAGTTTTCATTGGATATTCTAATGCATTCTTCACGAAAAAACGTAAAAAAGAAGTAGGTCTGTACTCCCTACTTGGCGTTAGAAAAAAAAACATCGCAAGAATGCTGTTTTTTGAAAATGTAATTATCGGGGCTATCACTTTAATATGCGGGCTCGTATTAGGGATAATATTATCCAGATTGTTTATCATGTTACTCCTTAAACTCGTAGGTGCTCCAGTCGATGTGAATTTTAGTATTCCTATGGAAGCAATTATGAATACCACTATTACATTTACGGCCATTACAATTTTTACATCCCTTCAATCGTATCTTTTAATTTATCGCTTTAAATTAATTGAATTATTCCAAGCAGAGAAAAAAGGGGAGAAAGTACCAAAAGCATCTATTGTCTCTGCCGTAGTTTCGATTATTTTACTCGTAAGTAGTTATTGGTTTATGTTTAACGGGGCAACAATGCTTTCTATGCCTCTTGTCGCTATTGGAACATATTTATTATTTCGTTCTTTAACTGTGTATTTACTAAAGCGTGCACAAAAAAATAAACCGAACTACTATAAAGGGATTAACATCATTGGAACATCTCACTTGTTGTATCGTATAAAAGGAAATGCCCTTATGCTTACAATTATCGCATTACTAATTTCTGTAGCACTGCCATATCTTCAAGCGAGTTTCTCGGAATATTCTATCACTGAGAAAGATGCTCATGAAACAGCTCCTTTTAGCTATATTCATCTTTCAAAAGATGAAACATCTGACAATCAAATCAAACGGGTTATTTCAAAAGACAAAGATCATCCGATTACAGCGCAACTAGATATTCCGGTTATTCAAGTAAAAGGGAATACTTCAGCACCATTCCAAAATAAAAATGATCTATCTGTTAATTTGATTTCAGAAAGTGGATTTCATAAAATGAACAAAATTCTAAAACTAGGAGATATACCAAATCTTTCTGGTGAGCATGCTATTGCATTCCAACAATACATTAATCAACCAGCCACTGATTTTATTGATCATAAAGTCAATATTCAGTTACCTGCGGGAAATTATACTTTTAAGCTCAACAAGTTAGAAAAAAAAGCGATACGACTAACCTCTGGTTCTGAGCTCTTATACATTGTAATTGATAATGCAAAGTTTGACAGTGTAGCAAAACAAATCAGTCCAATCACATATAAAGCTTATAAAGTAGCGGATGAAAAAACAACAAAGGAAACATCTGAAATAGTAATGACGCTAGCAGGGAACGATACTCATATGCGTACGTTCTATAAAGAGTATAAAAAAATAAAAGCACTTACGGGAATGAAAATCTTTGTAGTTAGCTCTTTAGCATTAGTTTTACTAGTTGCAACAGGAAGTGTTATATACTTCAAACAGCTAACAGAAGCACATTCAGATAAAAATCGTTATGAGATTTTACGGAAAATTGGTGTAAATAAAAAAGAAGTACGGACTACCATAGCAAAACAAACATTATTTATATTTCTCTTTCCGCTAATTATTGGGATACTAAATGCAGCCATGTTAACAATGTCAGTATCCTTACAATATAGCATGGATATACAGCAAGATGTCATTTCATTTATTTATGCTATGACAACGTATGGTGTGATCTACCTTGTTTACTACGTTTTAACCATTAATTCATATAATAGAATTGTGAATAAATAA
- a CDS encoding ABC transporter ATP-binding protein, which yields MKSIVDAKQIKKMYGTKGNTFTALHDIDLTVREGEFVGIMGPSGAGKSTLLNILATIDQPTSGEILVDGTSILNMKEEQLSAFRRDKLGFIFQDYNLLDTLTVKDNILLPLALAKMDVREIENRVNEISERFGIRSILDKYPYQISGGQKQRTAASRAMVSKPSLILADEPTGALDSKSAADLLESLQNLSQEDNATILMVTHDAFAASYCKRVLFIKDGTLFTELVKGNSSGKDFFKKILDVLSILGGGTSDVI from the coding sequence ATGAAATCAATAGTAGACGCAAAACAAATCAAAAAAATGTATGGAACAAAAGGAAATACATTTACTGCATTACATGATATTGATTTAACTGTTCGCGAAGGTGAGTTTGTTGGAATTATGGGGCCTTCAGGTGCCGGAAAGTCCACACTTTTAAATATTTTGGCGACCATAGATCAACCAACGTCCGGTGAGATTTTGGTTGATGGGACGAGCATACTAAATATGAAAGAAGAACAATTATCTGCATTCAGGCGGGATAAACTCGGTTTCATTTTTCAAGATTATAATTTATTAGATACGTTAACAGTGAAAGATAATATTTTGTTGCCACTTGCACTGGCAAAAATGGATGTAAGAGAAATAGAAAACAGAGTTAATGAGATTTCAGAGCGCTTTGGTATTCGTTCTATTTTAGACAAATACCCGTATCAAATCTCAGGGGGACAGAAACAGCGTACAGCTGCTTCACGTGCAATGGTATCTAAACCCAGCTTAATATTAGCTGACGAGCCGACTGGCGCACTTGATTCAAAATCGGCAGCAGACTTATTGGAGAGCTTACAAAATTTAAGCCAAGAAGATAACGCAACCATCCTCATGGTAACACATGATGCTTTTGCAGCTAGCTATTGTAAACGCGTTTTATTTATTAAAGATGGTACGCTTTTTACCGAACTCGTAAAGGGGAATTCTTCCGGCAAAGATTTTTTCAAAAAGATATTAGATGTTTTGTCCATTCTTGGAGGTGGTACAAGTGACGTTATTTAG
- a CDS encoding response regulator transcription factor — MKIMIVEDEKTIRDMLGETIEKWGFTTVKVEDFDQVLSIFLNNSPHLVLMDINLPSFDGFYWCNKMREISKTPIIFLSSRNTPMDMVMAMNMGGDDFINKPFHTDVLMAKINALLRRTYTYIEDIELNVIEHDGIVLNLKTYNLSYVDDAITLTKNEFIILKLLMQNKGTVVSRTKIMRSLWADERFVDENTLTVNITRIRKKITDLGKEGFITTKKGYGYIIS, encoded by the coding sequence GTGAAAATTATGATTGTAGAAGACGAAAAAACGATTAGAGATATGTTGGGAGAGACAATAGAAAAATGGGGATTTACTACAGTAAAGGTAGAAGATTTTGACCAAGTATTATCAATATTTTTAAACAATAGTCCTCATCTTGTATTAATGGATATTAATTTACCATCATTTGATGGATTTTACTGGTGTAATAAAATGAGAGAAATCTCAAAAACGCCGATTATTTTTCTTTCATCTCGTAATACACCAATGGATATGGTAATGGCGATGAATATGGGCGGAGATGATTTCATTAATAAACCGTTCCACACAGATGTTTTAATGGCGAAGATTAATGCACTCCTGCGCAGGACATATACGTATATAGAAGACATAGAGTTAAATGTTATTGAGCATGATGGGATTGTGCTCAATCTTAAAACCTACAATTTGTCTTATGTGGATGATGCTATTACGCTAACTAAAAATGAATTTATTATTTTAAAACTTCTCATGCAAAATAAAGGAACAGTTGTAAGCCGAACAAAGATAATGCGTAGTCTTTGGGCTGATGAAAGATTCGTGGACGAAAACACCTTAACCGTTAACATTACGCGGATACGCAAGAAAATTACTGACCTCGGTAAGGAAGGCTTCATTACTACTAAGAAAGGATACGGGTATATCATTTCATGA
- a CDS encoding sensor histidine kinase: MSFFQYIKDKRFFFILYFILMLFVSLIMVVNDSRNLVIKNLLYTHVICFLSVSLYITIGYYYRRSFYMELNNLIENQKEDFPIELIEPQNYEQALYVKMIKIVRDNHSKQLQKLIHEKVDHQDFIMSWVHEVKLPIAASNLLIENSTGKTVDFLVDKFEDELNKIDNYVEQALYYSRIDSFSKDYFITDVQLNQIIKQSVKKYAKIFITKRIHFHMEEVQKSVQSDSKWLAFIIDQITANALKYVNEGGEIFFRLEEDHEEKRLFIQDTGIGIKQEDIHRVFERGFTGSNGRTHTKSTGMGLYLVKQMVLKLGHDISIQSQEGKYTRVTIHFPKIRNYNHFL, translated from the coding sequence ATGAGTTTTTTTCAATATATAAAAGATAAACGCTTCTTTTTCATACTGTACTTCATATTAATGTTGTTTGTTTCATTAATTATGGTTGTAAATGATAGTCGGAATCTCGTGATTAAAAATCTGCTCTATACTCACGTTATTTGTTTCCTTTCCGTAAGTCTGTATATTACTATTGGATATTATTATCGAAGATCTTTTTACATGGAGCTAAATAATCTAATAGAGAATCAAAAGGAAGATTTTCCTATAGAATTGATTGAACCACAAAATTATGAACAAGCTTTATATGTCAAAATGATAAAAATAGTACGGGACAATCATTCTAAGCAACTTCAAAAGTTGATTCACGAGAAAGTGGATCACCAAGATTTTATTATGTCTTGGGTTCATGAGGTAAAGCTTCCAATTGCCGCTAGTAATTTACTTATTGAGAACAGTACGGGGAAAACAGTAGATTTTCTTGTAGATAAGTTTGAAGATGAGCTGAATAAAATTGATAATTATGTGGAACAGGCTCTTTACTATTCACGAATTGACTCGTTTTCTAAAGACTATTTCATTACAGATGTACAGTTGAATCAAATCATTAAACAAAGTGTAAAAAAATATGCCAAAATCTTTATCACGAAACGAATTCACTTTCATATGGAGGAAGTGCAAAAATCCGTTCAAAGTGATAGTAAATGGCTTGCATTTATCATAGACCAAATTACTGCAAATGCTTTAAAGTATGTAAATGAAGGTGGAGAGATTTTTTTCCGTTTGGAGGAGGATCATGAAGAAAAAAGATTGTTTATTCAAGATACAGGCATTGGGATAAAGCAAGAAGATATACATCGTGTGTTTGAAAGAGGATTCACGGGTTCTAATGGAAGAACACATACAAAATCTACTGGGATGGGACTGTACCTTGTAAAACAAATGGTTTTGAAATTGGGACATGATATTTCTATTCAATCACAAGAAGGAAAATATACAAGGGTTACCATCCATTTCCCAAAAATAAGAAATTACAATCATTTCCTGTGA